TTGGATGCTGTTAAAAAAATCAACAAAGAATTGAACATAACTGTTATTGTTGTTTCTCATTTGCCTGATGTTCAAAAATATTTAGCAGACAGAGTTATTTTACTTGAAGATGGTGAAATTGTAGATGAAGGCTCTGCTGATGAAATCTGTGACAAATTCATGGAAGGTATGGATGATATTGTAGATATAGAAAATATCTCTACTGATGAAGATGTTATTCAGGTAAATGATGTTTATAAAAGATTCTTCCTTTTGACTGGTGGAGAAGTTTTACAAATTGAAGATACAAACTTCACAGTTCAAAAAGAAAACATTTTAAGTATTATTGGTCCTAGTGGGGCAGGTAAAACAGTTCTTTTAAGAATGCTTGGAGGATTGGAAGATCCTGATGAAGGAGAAGTATTATACAACGTTGATGGAGAATGGAACGACATTGACATTCCTGGAATGGGTCGTATGAAAATCAGATCCAAATTAGGATTCATGCATCAGGAATTTGCTTTAAGCCACTATGCAACTGTTTTAGATCAACTAGCTACTAGATTAGGTTATAAAAATCAGGATATTGTTAAAGAAGCTCAACAAAGAGCTAAAAACATTGGTTTAAGTGATGATTTATTAGATTCATTCTACTTACTTACTGATTTACCTGAAGTTGAAGCAAGAGACAGATTAAGTAAAGTAGGACTTGATGCTGATATTTTAGATGATTTATTCCCTAAATTCCCAGAAACTGCAACCAAAGAAGCAGTTGCTGACATATTTGAAAGTCTTGATTTGGATATGGATATTTTACACAGAAAATCCTATGAATTGTCTGGTGGTCAAAAAGTACGTGTAATGCTTGCATTAATTTTAGTTTCAAGACCAAAATTCTTGCTTTTAGACGAACCATTTGGAGATTTAGACCCTGTAACTTTAAGAGACGTAACCAATGCTCTTAAGACAATTTCAAAAACCTATGGAATTACTATTGTAATGATTTCTCACAATACTGACTTTATCAAAGAGTTAAGTAACAGAGCAATCTTCATGGATGATGGACAAATTGTTGATGACAGTGAAGATATTGATAAGATTGTTGATAACTTCATTGATTTTTGTCATGCAGATTATTTAAAAGGAGAATAAATATGTTCGATATTATTGCAGTTCCTGTAGATGGTTCTGATTATGGATATCAAGCAGCAGATGTTGCTATTGAAATAGCTCAAAAGTTTAACTCTAAAATTGCAGCAGTTAATGTTCTTGAAGAGTTTTCTTTTAGTAGCTATGATTCTGAAGAAGATGAAGGCAATTCAATTTTATCAAAAATTACTAAAAAGGCTAATAGTGTTGGAATTGAAGTAACTGAACATTTAATCACTGCTGATCCTTTAAGAGATATGAAATTCATTGTTGATCAAACACGTGCTGATTTAGTTGTTATTCATGCACATGGTTCAAATAATAACAGATTTGTATCTTTTGATGAGAGTTGTGTTTCAGATACTCAAATAGGTTCAGTTTCAGAAAGACTCTTGAGAACCTCAGATGTACCTGTATTATTAATTAAGTAATTACTGAATGTTAATATTATATTATTGGTATTATTTTGTAAAATCTTGAATAATGGGATATAGTAGGCAGTGTTTAAATGAAGAAGTTTAGAAAATTAGTCATAGTAGCTATTATTGTATTATTGATTCTTTTAGCAGGATTAATGGCTTTTGATAGTAGTAAAATCGTTGTTAATGAACACAAAGGTAATGCATCAATAGCTGTTACAGGGGATGTTATGTTTGCACGTAACATGGAAGGAATACTTTCAAGTGGGGAAAATCCTTTTGTAAATGTAGTTAATGTAACTTCTAAAACAGATTTACTTTTAATTAATTTTGAGAATGCAGCTACAACTTCAGAAAATGCAGTTAAAGGAGATGTTCCTCTTAAAACAAGTCCTAGTTTT
The sequence above is a segment of the Methanobacteriaceae archaeon genome. Coding sequences within it:
- a CDS encoding ATP-binding cassette domain-containing protein; protein product: MIKVDNVSKDYELTDGTKITALKDVSFEVKEGEILGIMGKSGSGKTTLLRALRGVEHIDAGSIEVGSAKVTSESSQFYYNNLKKETAIHLQRSFGIWPDTVRENVLRKLYARRYFDEGDTNFEIAESEFGQEADELLELVSLTHKQNHYASVLSGGEKQRLIMARQLAKQPKALLLDEPATMACPKTKQEILDAVKKINKELNITVIVVSHLPDVQKYLADRVILLEDGEIVDEGSADEICDKFMEGMDDIVDIENISTDEDVIQVNDVYKRFFLLTGGEVLQIEDTNFTVQKENILSIIGPSGAGKTVLLRMLGGLEDPDEGEVLYNVDGEWNDIDIPGMGRMKIRSKLGFMHQEFALSHYATVLDQLATRLGYKNQDIVKEAQQRAKNIGLSDDLLDSFYLLTDLPEVEARDRLSKVGLDADILDDLFPKFPETATKEAVADIFESLDLDMDILHRKSYELSGGQKVRVMLALILVSRPKFLLLDEPFGDLDPVTLRDVTNALKTISKTYGITIVMISHNTDFIKELSNRAIFMDDGQIVDDSEDIDKIVDNFIDFCHADYLKGE
- a CDS encoding universal stress protein, with protein sequence MFDIIAVPVDGSDYGYQAADVAIEIAQKFNSKIAAVNVLEEFSFSSYDSEEDEGNSILSKITKKANSVGIEVTEHLITADPLRDMKFIVDQTRADLVVIHAHGSNNNRFVSFDESCVSDTQIGSVSERLLRTSDVPVLLIK